Genomic DNA from Modestobacter versicolor:
CGCCCCGAAGAAGCGGACCCGCAAGAAGCCGCAGCTCACCGCTGCGGTCGCCGGCGAGCAGGCCAGCTGACCGCTCCGGCCGGGCCCCGCGCGGCCCGGCCGGCCACCGGACCGGACGGGGTGCGCCCCGCCCGGTCCGGCGGTCCGCACTACCAGGTCACGCTCCGGGGCCGAGTCACCGCCCGGAGTTCCCGGAGCCCGCCGGCTGTGGTTGCCTGGCTGCGCCGAGAGCAGCGTCGCCGCAGGAGGAGCACCACCGTGCCGTTGAGCCGCAGGAACTTCCTCGCCGGAGCCGTCGCCGCACCCGCCCTGGCGGCGCTGTCCGCCTGCGCCGGCACCGTCGTCCAGCCCGGTGACCTCTCCCGGCTGCGGATGATGGTCCCGGCCAGCCCCGGCGGCGGCTGGGACACCACCGCGCGCACCCTGCAGCGGGTCATCCAGCAGGCCGGTGTCGCCCGCAACGTGCAGGTCTTCAACGTCGAGGGCGCCGGCGGCACGATCGGCCTGGGGCAGCTGGCCCGCGAGGACGACGACGCGCTGTTGATGATGATGGGCCTGGTCATGGTGGGCGCCATCGACACCAACGACTCCACCACCCGGCTCGACGACGTCACCCCGATCGCCCAGCTGATCGCGGAGACCGAGCTGATCGTCGTGCCGGCCGAGTCGCCCTACGACGACCTCGCCTCCTTCGTCGAGGCCTGGGCCGCCGACCCGCGCGGCACACCGATCGCCGGTGGCTCGGCCGGTGGCACCGACCAGATCCTGGCCGGGCTGCTGGCGCAGGCGGCCGGCATCGACCCCGAGCAGGTCAACTACATCCCGTACTCCGGGGGCGGTGAGTCGCTGTCGGCGCTGCTCGGCAACCAGGTCGCCGCCGGCATCTCCGGCACCGCCGACTACGGCGCCCAGGTCACCTCCGGCACGCTGAAGGGCCTCGCCGTGTCCACGGCCGAGCGGTCCGGGCAGGTGCCCGACGTCCCGACGATCATCGAGTCCGGGTTCGACGTCGAGGTGACCAACTGGCGCGGGCTGATGGCCAGGCCCGGCATGACCGCCGACGCCCGCGACGACCTGATCGCCGTGGTGCAGGACGCGCACGACACCGACGAGTGGGCCGAGGCGCTGGAGAACAACGGCTGGCTGGACACCTTCCAGACCGGTGACGAGTACGGCGACTTCCTCGCCGAGGAGGAGACCCGCGTGCGCCAGGTCCTGACCGAGATCGGGCTGATCCCGTGAGCACCGCCGCCGGGCACCCGAGCGACCCGCCGGCGGGTCAGCCGGCCGAGTCACCGGCCGGGGAGCCGGTCCAGCAGCACGTCCAGCAGCCGACCCGGCCGGAGCGGAACACCGGCGAGCTGGTGATGGCCGCGCTGCTCGCCGCGCTCGGGGTCTACCTGCTCATCGACGCCGGGGCCATCGCCGTCCCGGGCTCGTCGAACACCGTCGGCCCGCGGTTCTTCCCCTACGCCGTCGGCGGGCTGACCGTGCTCACCGGGGCCGCGCTGGCGATCCGCGCGCTCCGCGGTGACCGCGGGCCCTCCGACGACAGCGAGGACGTCGACCCCGACGCCCCCACCGACTGGCGCGCGGTCGCGATCATCGCCGTGGCCTTCGTCGCCCACGCCCTGCTGATCAACGTCGTCGGCTGGCCGCTGGCGGTGGCGCTGATGTTCGCCGCGGTGGCCTGGGCGCTCGGGGCGGTCGGCACCGTCCGGCCGTTCCTGATCGGGCTGCTGGTCAGCTGCATCGTCTGGGTCATCTTCGTGAAGGCGCTCAACGTGGCGCTGCCCGGCGGCACCGTCCTCGAGTTCGTGACGGACTGGATCTGATGGCCATCGACGAACTGCTCGGCGGTTTCGCCGACGCGCTCACCCCGCTGAACCTGCTGTTCGCCCTGCTGGGCGTGCTGCTGGGCACCGCCGTCGGCGTGCTGCCCGGCATCGGCCCGGCGATGACGGTCGCACTGCTGCTGCCGGCCACCTACGTGCTGGAGCCGACCAGCGCGCTGATCATGTTCGCCGGCATCTACTACGGCGGCATGTACGGCGGGTCGACGACGTCGATCCTGCTCAACACCCCGGGTGAGTCCAGCTCGATCATGACCGCGCTCGAGGGCAACCGGATGGCCAAGGCCGGGCGGGGCTCGGCGGCCCTGGCCACCGCGGCCATCGGCTCCTTCGTGGCCGGCACCATCGCCACCCTGCTGCTCGCGCTGGTCGCCCCCACCGTCGTCGACCTGGCCATCGGCGTCACCCCGGCCGACTACTTCGCGCTGGCGGTGATCGCCTTCGTCGCCGTCGCCACCGTGCTCGGTTCCTCCCCGCTGCGCGGCCTCGCCGCGCTGTGCCTGGGCCTCTACCTGGGGCTGGTCGGCACCGACGTCCTCACCGGTCAGGAGCGGTTCACCCTCGGCGTCCCGCAGCTGTCCGACGGCATCGACGTCGTGGTGGTCGCGGTCGCGCTCTTCGCGGTCGGCGAGGCGCTCTACGTGGCCTCCCGGCTGCGCCGCGGCGCCGTCCAGGTGATCGACCACAAGGGCAACTGGATGACCAGGGACGACTTCCGCCGCTCGTGGAAGCCGTGGCTGCGCGGCACCGCGTTCGGCTTCCCGTTCGGTGCGCTGCCGGCCGGCGGTGCGGAGATCCCGACGTTCCTCTCCTACGCGACCGAGCGGAAGCTCACCAAGCACCCGGAGGAGTTCGGCAAGGGCGCCATCGAGGGCGTCGCCGGCCCGGAGGCGGCCAACAACGCCGCGGCCGCCGGCGTGCTGGTGCCGCTGCTCACCCTGGGCATCCCGACCTCGGCCACCGCCGCGATCATCCTGGCCGCCTTCCAGGGCTACGGCATCCAGCCCGGGCCGACGCTGCTCACCACCGAGGGGCCGCTGGTCTGGGCGCTGATCGCCTCGCTGCTGATCGGCAACGCGATGCTGCTGGTGCTGAACCTGCCGCTGGTCGGGCTGTGGGTGAAGCTGCTGCGCATCCCGCGGCCCTACCTCTACGCGGGCATCCTGATGTTCGCCTCGCTGGGCTCCTTCGCGGTGAACGCCGACCCGCTGGACCTGGTGCTGCTGCTGGTCCTCGGCCTGCTCGGCTTCCTGATGCGCCGGTACGGCTGGCCGGTCGCCCCGGCGGTCATCGGCCTCATCCTCGGGCCCATCGCCGAGACCAACCTGCGCCGCGCGCTGGCGATCAGCGGCGGCGACCTCGGCGTGCTGGTGGACAGCTGGTTCAGCCGGATCGTGCTGTTCCTGGCACTGGTGGCCCTGGTCGGGCCGATCGTGCTGCGGTTGGTGAAGGGCCGCCGGTCGACGCCGGCGGAGGTGCAGGCCGACGGTCGGCTCGAGCACCGCGACCGGGACCAGGCCGTCCGCACGGGCGCCGACCGGGAGGACTGGGGGGCGTCGGACGGATGAGCGGAGACACGGACATGGCAACGGTCGTCGTGGGGCACGTGCCCAGCCCGCGTGGTGCTGCCGCGCTGGAGCACGGGCTGCAGGAGGCCCGCCGCCGGGGCGCCCGGCTGGTGGTCGTCAACAGCTCCCGGGGTGACGCGCTCGTCGACCCGGAGTACCTGCAGGGCGACGCGCTGCGCCGGCTGGAGGACCAGCTGGCCACCTCGGGGGTGCCGTTCGAGGTGCGCCAGCCGGTCGGCCGGGACGTCGCCGAGGAGCTGTCCCAGGTGACCGCGGAGACCGGCGCCGAGCTGCTGGTCATCGGCATCCGGCACCGGTCGGCGGTCGGCAAGCTGCTGATGGGCAGCGCCGCCCAGCGGATCCTGCTGGACGTCGACTGCCCGGTGCTCGCGGTCAAGACACCGCCGTCGTCCTGATCCCGGCGACCGAGGAGGAGCGCGCGATGCCCGGAGAGCGGCACGTCATCGAGAGCGTCGGCGGGGTGCACGTCACCTACCGGCGCTGGCTGCCCGGCGGCGACGCCCGGGCCACCGTCCAGGTGGTGCACGGCGCGTCCGAGCACTCCGGCCGGTACGACCGGCTGGCCGCCGCCCTCACCGCGCGCGGCCTGGCGGTCTACGCCATGGACCTCCGCGGCCACGGCCGGACGGCGGAGGGCACCGGCACCGGCCGGTTCGGCGCCCCCGGCGTCTCCGGCGTGCTGGACGACGTCCGGGCGCTGCACCTGGTCGCCGCGGAGCAGCACCCCGGCGTGCCCCGGCTGCTGGTCGGGCACTCGATGGGCTCGGTCATCGCACTCGCCGCGGCGGAGCAGGACGGCGGCGACCTCGCCGGGCTGGTGCTCTCCGGCCCGCTCGGCGTCGACCCGGACCTGGTGGACACCGTCTCCGCCCTGGAGGCCGCGCTGGCCGCCGGGCGCGGGGACCAGCCGCTGGACGCGCTCGGTGCCTTCAACGCCTCCTTCGAGCCGGCCCGCACCCCCTACGACTGGCTGTCCCGTGACGAGGCCGAGGTGGACGCCTACCTCGCCGACCCGCTGAGCGGCGACGACATGCCGCTGACCCACGCCTACGCGGCCGGCGTCTTCGGGCTGAACGTCCGGGCGACCAGCCCCGAGGGAGTGGCCGAGCTGCCCGCCGGGCTGCCCGTGCTGCTGCTGTCGGGTCAGCGCGACCCGGTCGGCGGCGTCGACGCCGGCCAGGTCACCGCGCTCGCCGGGCTGCTCCGGGACCGTGGGCTGCCGGTCGAGCAGCACGTCTACCCCGACGCCCGGCACGAGGTGTTCAACGAGACCAACCGGGACGAGGTCGTCGCCGACCTGCTCCGCTGGACCGACGCCCGGATCTGAGCCCGCGCGCATCCGCGCAGGTCGGGAACGGGGCGTCCGGAGTGTCGGGGGGCCGACCTAACCTGGGGTCATGCCCGACCCGTCCACGTACCGCCCAGCGGTCGGCAGCATCCCGGAGGACCCCGGGGTCTACAAGT
This window encodes:
- a CDS encoding Bug family tripartite tricarboxylate transporter substrate binding protein, with the translated sequence MPLSRRNFLAGAVAAPALAALSACAGTVVQPGDLSRLRMMVPASPGGGWDTTARTLQRVIQQAGVARNVQVFNVEGAGGTIGLGQLAREDDDALLMMMGLVMVGAIDTNDSTTRLDDVTPIAQLIAETELIVVPAESPYDDLASFVEAWAADPRGTPIAGGSAGGTDQILAGLLAQAAGIDPEQVNYIPYSGGGESLSALLGNQVAAGISGTADYGAQVTSGTLKGLAVSTAERSGQVPDVPTIIESGFDVEVTNWRGLMARPGMTADARDDLIAVVQDAHDTDEWAEALENNGWLDTFQTGDEYGDFLAEEETRVRQVLTEIGLIP
- a CDS encoding tripartite tricarboxylate transporter TctB family protein: MSTAAGHPSDPPAGQPAESPAGEPVQQHVQQPTRPERNTGELVMAALLAALGVYLLIDAGAIAVPGSSNTVGPRFFPYAVGGLTVLTGAALAIRALRGDRGPSDDSEDVDPDAPTDWRAVAIIAVAFVAHALLINVVGWPLAVALMFAAVAWALGAVGTVRPFLIGLLVSCIVWVIFVKALNVALPGGTVLEFVTDWI
- a CDS encoding tripartite tricarboxylate transporter permease → MAIDELLGGFADALTPLNLLFALLGVLLGTAVGVLPGIGPAMTVALLLPATYVLEPTSALIMFAGIYYGGMYGGSTTSILLNTPGESSSIMTALEGNRMAKAGRGSAALATAAIGSFVAGTIATLLLALVAPTVVDLAIGVTPADYFALAVIAFVAVATVLGSSPLRGLAALCLGLYLGLVGTDVLTGQERFTLGVPQLSDGIDVVVVAVALFAVGEALYVASRLRRGAVQVIDHKGNWMTRDDFRRSWKPWLRGTAFGFPFGALPAGGAEIPTFLSYATERKLTKHPEEFGKGAIEGVAGPEAANNAAAAGVLVPLLTLGIPTSATAAIILAAFQGYGIQPGPTLLTTEGPLVWALIASLLIGNAMLLVLNLPLVGLWVKLLRIPRPYLYAGILMFASLGSFAVNADPLDLVLLLVLGLLGFLMRRYGWPVAPAVIGLILGPIAETNLRRALAISGGDLGVLVDSWFSRIVLFLALVALVGPIVLRLVKGRRSTPAEVQADGRLEHRDRDQAVRTGADREDWGASDG
- a CDS encoding universal stress protein, whose translation is MATVVVGHVPSPRGAAALEHGLQEARRRGARLVVVNSSRGDALVDPEYLQGDALRRLEDQLATSGVPFEVRQPVGRDVAEELSQVTAETGAELLVIGIRHRSAVGKLLMGSAAQRILLDVDCPVLAVKTPPSS
- a CDS encoding alpha/beta fold hydrolase, which gives rise to MPGERHVIESVGGVHVTYRRWLPGGDARATVQVVHGASEHSGRYDRLAAALTARGLAVYAMDLRGHGRTAEGTGTGRFGAPGVSGVLDDVRALHLVAAEQHPGVPRLLVGHSMGSVIALAAAEQDGGDLAGLVLSGPLGVDPDLVDTVSALEAALAAGRGDQPLDALGAFNASFEPARTPYDWLSRDEAEVDAYLADPLSGDDMPLTHAYAAGVFGLNVRATSPEGVAELPAGLPVLLLSGQRDPVGGVDAGQVTALAGLLRDRGLPVEQHVYPDARHEVFNETNRDEVVADLLRWTDARI